TGGTGGCCGGTTTCGACCGTTACTACCAAATCACCAAATGCTTCCGCGATGAAGATTTGCGCGCCGACCGCCAGCCCGAATTTACCCAAATCGACTTAGAAACCTCGTTTTTGAACGAGGACGAAATCATGGACATTACCGAAGGCATGGCCAAACAAGTGTTCAAAGACGCGTTGGGCGTGGATTTGGGCGATTTCCCGCGCATGCCTTATGCAGAAGCCATGTTTTATTACGGCTCCGATAAACCCGATATGCGCATCAGCCTGAAATTCACCGAACTGACTGATTTGATGAAAACGGAAGAATTCAAAGTCTTCCGTGGCGCAGCCGATATGAAAGGCGGCCGTGTGGCAGCCTTGCGCGTGCCGGGCGGTGCGAAATTAAGCCGTAAAGAAATCGACGAGTACACCAAGTTTGTCGGCATTTACGGCGCAAAAGGCTTGGCTTACATCAAAGTCAACGACGTAACCAATCTGAGCAACGGAGAAGACAGCGGCCTGCAATCTCCGATTGTGAAATTCCTGTCTGAAAACGCCCTGAAAGAAATCATCGGGCGCACCGGCGCGCAAAACGGCGACATCATCTTCTTCGGCGCGGACAAAGCCAAAATCGTCAATGAAGCCATCGGTGCCTTGCGCATCAAAGTCGGCTTGGAACACGGCGCGGAAAACGGTTACTTTACCGACGAATGGAAACCGCTGTGGGTAGTCGATTTCCCGATGTTCGAATACGACGAAGAAAACGACCGCTATGCCGCGATGCACCATCCGTTTACCTCGCCGAAACCGGGCCATGAAGATTTGATGGCAAGCGATCCGGAAAACTGCTTGGCACGCGCCTACGATATGGTTTTGAACGGCTGGGAAATCGGCGGCGGTTCTATCCGTATCCACCGTGCCGAAGTTCAGGAAAAAGTATTTGCCGCTCTGAAAATCACACCGGAAGAGCAGCAAAACAAATTCGGCTTCCTGCTCGACAACCTGAAATTCGGTGCGCCTCCGCACGGCGGCTTGGCCTTCGGTCTCGACCGTTTGGTGACGCTGATGACCGGCGCGGAGTCTATCCGCGATGTGATTGCCTTCCCGAAAACCCAACGCGCCCAATGTCTGCTGACCAATGCGCCGAATGCGGTTGACGATAAGCAACTGCGCGAATTGAGCCTGCGCCTGCGTCAAAAAGCAACGGAAAATAAAGAAGCGTAATTCATACTCAAAACAAGCCGTCTGCAAAATCATGTGTAAACGAGAAAGTGCGTACACCTGATTTTGCAGACGGCTTTTTATAGTCATTTAAAATAAGAATGATACAGCGTTGCTTTGCCTTGCCGTACTATGTGTACTGTCTGCGGCTTCGCTGCCTTGTCTCATTCTTATTTTATTCGACTATATGATGAAATGTGGCGGATAAGCAGAAAACGGATAAGTTGCCGTTTCAATTTGAATGAAAAACGGAATAAATAAGGCTGTTTTGTTGCATGTTGTGTTATGCGGCAATAAAAAAGGCCGTCTGCAAAACTATGTTTAAATTTGCAGACGGCCTTTTTTCAAGTAGGATTGATATGGCTGTTTGGCGCAGAATGCTACATCGTTGCCGCCCTTGCACAAAGAGGGTTTGGGCAAGTCCAAGTTACTGAAACGGCAAGTCTGCCGGCCTGTACCATTTGTGTAATCCGTACAGTTTGCGGTTTTGCCGATGGTCTCACGCTGCATGGTTGAACCATAATTTGCATGGCTTATTTTTTACCTCCTTATCCTGCTTTGTGTGGTCAGTTTATAAAAAAGGCCGTCTGCAAAATTATATTTAAATTTGCAGACGGCCTTTGGGGAGAATAAAACGCTTAACGTGCGGGAACAGTACCCATGCGCTGTTTCAATGAAGTTTGCGGTTCATTGAACAGGCTGGCGTAATAAGTGGCATTGGTCATGACTTTTTTCACATAGTCGCGCGTTTCGTTGAACGGAATGGTTTCGGCATAAATCGCACCTTCCAACGGCGTATTCGCCTGCCATCTGCGCGCGCGGCTCGGGCCGGCGTTATAGCCTGCCGTTGCCATCACTTCGTTGTTTTGCAGACGGCGGCGTGCATCTGCCATATACCATGTACCCATGCGGATATTTCCGTCCATGGTATAAAGTTCGCTGCTGTTCATGCCGATTTTGCCGGCGATTTCCCGAGCAGTGGCGGGCATGACCTGCATCAGACCTTGTGCGCCGACGTGCGATTGCGCGCCCATTACAAACCGGCTTTCTTGGCGGATTAGCCCGTAAACCCAAGCGGGATCGACGCCGGCTTGTGCGGCATAGCGGACGGTGGTGTCCTTAAACGGAGAAAGATAGCGCAGATTGTAGTTCAGCTTGTGGTCGGTGCGGTCGGCATTGTTGATGGCCATGTCGTAAAACTGATTGTCGTAGGCAACTTGTGCGGCGGTCAGCAGGTTGTCTTCGCTGAATCCGCGTGTGGCAAAACGCCATTCTGCTTGGGCTTGCGAGCGCATTTTGCTGTTGCCTGTTGCCTGTGCGGTTTTGAACAGCACCAAAGCACGGTTGATGGCACCGTCTTTCGCCATGCGGTTGACATCGCTGCGACGGGCATCGGCAACATTGTTTTGGGTGCTTACGCGGCGGCCGAGTTCTTCCATGGCCATCAAAGCGTAGAAATTGCGGCCGGAAGCAGCAGCTTTCTCATACAATGGTTTGGCGCGGCTGCCGTTGCCCAGAGCGGCATGGCTGCGGGCCAGCCAATATTGCCAAGTCGGGTTGTTTTGCAGTTTGGCGGGCATGGATTGGATAATGCCGGCCAATTCGCCCCAGCGTTGCAAACGCAAAGCTGCTCGTGCATACCATTCAAGTTGTTCGTCGGTAAGTTGTTTGCGGTCGGATACGCGGTTGTAGTAGCTCAGGGCGGTTGCCATATTTTGGCTTTGCGCCTGATAGTGTCCCAGTACGCCCCAAGCAAAATCTGCTTGTGCGCGGGTCAAATTGCTTTCCATGGCAGACAGGGTAGAGGCTGCGGAAGCGGATTTGCGGGCATTTTTACCGATAACGCTCAACAAGCTGTATTCCTGAGTACCTTGTACGCTGCCGTCCAGCGGATTGCCTAATGCGGCAGCAAGGTTGCGCGCATCGGTGGTTTGGCTGTTGGAAAGCAGACCGCGCACGCGCCGCCATGCGTCATCGGTGTTCAGGCGGCCGGAAGCGGCAGCGGCTTCAACCAAACGGGTGCAGCCTGCGGGCAGGCGGCCGGTTGCTTTGACCAGCTCCGCTGCCTTGCTGTAATCACCGTTGTGCAAATCGGCATAGCATTGGACTTCTTGCGCTCTGCCTTGGGCGTTCAGTTTTTTGTATTCGGTTTGGAATGTTGACCATTGACCGCGTGCGCCGAGGTTTTTCAGCCATTCGTT
The nucleotide sequence above comes from Neisseria animalis. Encoded proteins:
- the aspS gene encoding aspartate--tRNA ligase, producing the protein MRTNYCGLISEQYLDQTVTVKGWVHRRRDHGGVIFIDLRDREGIVQVVIDPDTPEAFQAADSARNEYVLSITGRVRNRPEGTTNDKMISGKIEILAKEIEVLNAAATPPFQIDDENISENVRLQNRVIDLRRPVMQRNLKLRYQVAMGVRRYLDAQGFIDIETPMLTRSTPEGARDYLVPSRVHPGEFFALPQSPQLFKQLLMVAGFDRYYQITKCFRDEDLRADRQPEFTQIDLETSFLNEDEIMDITEGMAKQVFKDALGVDLGDFPRMPYAEAMFYYGSDKPDMRISLKFTELTDLMKTEEFKVFRGAADMKGGRVAALRVPGGAKLSRKEIDEYTKFVGIYGAKGLAYIKVNDVTNLSNGEDSGLQSPIVKFLSENALKEIIGRTGAQNGDIIFFGADKAKIVNEAIGALRIKVGLEHGAENGYFTDEWKPLWVVDFPMFEYDEENDRYAAMHHPFTSPKPGHEDLMASDPENCLARAYDMVLNGWEIGGGSIRIHRAEVQEKVFAALKITPEEQQNKFGFLLDNLKFGAPPHGGLAFGLDRLVTLMTGAESIRDVIAFPKTQRAQCLLTNAPNAVDDKQLRELSLRLRQKATENKEA
- a CDS encoding lytic transglycosylase domain-containing protein; this encodes MKFNPTLTVSLTLLAASLLAACSSNNQPAAAPEVQTANRPSDSIPNRHSESEAKILSDFSQYQSALDAAKRGDDMLPQQFLAQAGDSAMAENVRNEWLKNLGARGQWSTFQTEYKKLNAQGRAQEVQCYADLHNGDYSKAAELVKATGRLPAGCTRLVEAAAASGRLNTDDAWRRVRGLLSNSQTTDARNLAAALGNPLDGSVQGTQEYSLLSVIGKNARKSASAASTLSAMESNLTRAQADFAWGVLGHYQAQSQNMATALSYYNRVSDRKQLTDEQLEWYARAALRLQRWGELAGIIQSMPAKLQNNPTWQYWLARSHAALGNGSRAKPLYEKAAASGRNFYALMAMEELGRRVSTQNNVADARRSDVNRMAKDGAINRALVLFKTAQATGNSKMRSQAQAEWRFATRGFSEDNLLTAAQVAYDNQFYDMAINNADRTDHKLNYNLRYLSPFKDTTVRYAAQAGVDPAWVYGLIRQESRFVMGAQSHVGAQGLMQVMPATAREIAGKIGMNSSELYTMDGNIRMGTWYMADARRRLQNNEVMATAGYNAGPSRARRWQANTPLEGAIYAETIPFNETRDYVKKVMTNATYYASLFNEPQTSLKQRMGTVPAR